Proteins encoded by one window of Pristiophorus japonicus isolate sPriJap1 chromosome 17, sPriJap1.hap1, whole genome shotgun sequence:
- the rabif gene encoding guanine nucleotide exchange factor MSS4: protein MELGSGGAARERTGTGVGPRSSSLVSAAGTNGKAVVCERCGSRVLSPGTARYHRRELFLPSMRQKVALGTEGSSVEGDVLQEHWFVDDMYTFENVGFTKNVNNIKYLVCADCEIGPIGWHCLDDKKSFYVALDRVQHE from the exons ATGGAGCTGGGGAGCGGCGGAGCGGCGAGAGAGCGGACAGGCACCGGGGTCGGGCCCCGCTCCTCCAGCCTCGTGAGCGCGGCCGGCACCAACGGCAAGGCGGTAGTGTGCGAGCGCTGCGGCTCCCGGGTGCTGAGCCCGGGGACAGCGCGGTACCACCGGAGAGAG CTTTTCCTTCCATCCATGAGgcagaaagtggcactgggcactgAGGGCAGCTCAGTCGAAGGGGACGTGCTACAAGAGCACTGGTTCGTCGATGACATGTACACGTTTGAGAATGTTGGCTTCACGAAGAACGTGAACAACATCAAGTACCTGGTCTGTGCTGACTGTGAGATCGGCCCCATTGGCTGGCACTGCCTGGATGACAAGAAGAGCTTTTACGTTGCTTTGGATCGAGTGCAGCATGAatag
- the LOC139227763 gene encoding tubulin alpha chain, testis-specific-like, whose product MRECISVHVGQAGVQIGNACWELYCLEHGIQPDGNMPSSKTIGGGDDSFSTFFSETGAGKHVPRAVFVDLEPSVIDEVRNGIYRQLFHPEQLITGKEDAANNYARGHYTVGKEIIDIVLERVRKLSDQCTGLQGFLIFHSFGGGTGSGFTSLLMERLSVDYGKKSKLEFAIYPAPQISTAVVEPYNSILTTHTTLEHSDCAFMVDNEAIYDICRRNLDIERPTYTNLNRLIGQIVSSITASLRFDGALNVDLTEFQTNLVPYPRIHFPLVTYAPIISAEKAYHEQLSVSEITNACFESSNQMVKCDPRHGKYMACCMLYRGDVVPKDVNSAIATIKTKRSIQFVDWCPTGFKVGINYQPPTVVPGGDLAKVQRAVCMLSNTTAIAEAWARLDHKFDLMYAKRAFVHWYVGEGMEEGEFSEAREDLAALEKDYEEVGADSLEEEEDGEEY is encoded by the exons ATG agagaGTGTATCTCTGtccatgtgggacaggctggagTCCAGATTGGCAATGCATGCTGGGAGTTGTACTGCCTGGAGCATGGGATCCAGCCTGATGGGAACATGCCAAGCAGCAAGACCATCGGTGGGGGAGATGACTCCTTCAGCACCTTCTTCAGCGAGACGGGGGCCGGAAAACATGTACCCCGCGCAGTCTTCGTGGACCTGGAGCCCTCTGTGATCG ACGAGGTCAGGAATGGGATTTACCGCCAGCTTTTCCACCCGGAACAGCTAATCACAGGAAAAGAAGATGCTGCCAATAACTATGCCAGAGGACATTATACTGTTGGGAAGGAAATCATCGACATAGTGCTGGAACGGGTCCGGAAGTTG TCAGACCAGTGCACGGGCCTCCAGGGTTTCCTGATATTCCACAGTTTTGGGGGAGGCACAGGCTCCGGCTTCACCTCGCTGTTGATGGAGCGTTTGTCTGTCGACTATGGGAAGAAATCCAAGCTGGAATTTGCTATTTACCCAGCGCCTCAGATCTCCACTGCTGTGGTTGAGCCATACAACTCCATCCTCACCACTCACACCACCTTGGAGCACTCGGACTGTGCTTTCATGGTGGACAACGAGGCAATTTATGACATCTGCCGTCGAAACTTAGATATAGAGCGTCCTACGTACACCAATCTCAACCGTCTGATAGGCCAGATAGTGTCGTCAATCACTGCCTCACTGCGCTTTGATGGGGCCTTGAATGTAGACCTGACAGAGTTCCAGACTAACTTGGTCCCCTACCCTCGTATCCACTTCCCATTGGTCACGTACGCACCTATCATCTCCGCTGAGAAGGCCTACCATGAGCAGCTGTCTGTGTCAGAGATCACCAACGCTTGTTTCGAGTCCTCCAACCAGATGGTAAAGTGTGACCCCCGTCACGGCAAGTACATGGCGTGCTGCATGCTGTACCGAGGAGACGTGGTGCCCAAGGACGTCAACTCCGCCATCGCCACCATCAAGACCAAGCGCTCAATCCAGTTTGTGGACTGGTGCCCCACTGGGTTCAAG GTTGGGATCAATTACCAGCCTCCCACTGTGGTGCCTGGCGGGGACCTGGCCAAGGTTCAGCGTGCTGTCTGTATGCTGAGTAACACAACTGCCATTGCTGAGGCCTGGGCTCGCCTGGATCACAAGTTTGACCTGATGTATGCCAAGCGTGCATTTGTCCACTGGTACGTGGGCGAGGGGATGGAAGAGGGAGAGTTCTCTGAGGCACGTGAAGACCTGGCTGCTTTAGAGAAGGACTACGAGGAGGTGGGAGCAGACTCCCTGGAGGAAGAAGAGGATGGAGAAGAATACTAA